In Caloramator mitchellensis, one DNA window encodes the following:
- the rplP gene encoding 50S ribosomal protein L16, translating into MLMPKRVKHRKVQRGRMKGQATRGNTLAYGDFGIVATESGWVTSNQIEAARIAINRYIKRGGKLWIKIFPDKPVTKKPAETRMGSGKGAPEYWVAVVKPGRILFELSGVNEEVAREAMRLASHKLPVKSKFVTKSDFEMGGEVNEG; encoded by the coding sequence ATGTTAATGCCAAAGAGAGTTAAGCATCGTAAGGTTCAACGTGGAAGAATGAAGGGTCAGGCAACAAGAGGAAATACTCTTGCTTACGGCGATTTTGGTATTGTAGCTACTGAATCAGGTTGGGTTACAAGCAACCAAATCGAAGCAGCGAGAATTGCAATAAACAGATACATCAAAAGAGGCGGAAAGCTCTGGATAAAGATTTTCCCAGATAAGCCAGTAACTAAGAAGCCAGCTGAAACTCGTATGGGTTCAGGTAAAGGTGCTCCAGAATATTGGGTAGCAGTAGTTAAGCCAGGCAGAATATTATTCGAATTAAGTGGAGTTAACGAAGAAGTAGCAAGAGAAGCTATGAGACTTGCATCACACAAACTTCCTGTTAAATCAAAGTTTGTAACTAAGAGTGACTTTGAGATGGGTGGTGAAGTAAATGAAGGCTAA
- the rplW gene encoding 50S ribosomal protein L23: MKLTNYDIIVRPVITEKTMNQMALRQYTFLVHPDANKSMIKRAIEDIFGVKVEDVKTINYQGKKKRVGMSFGKRPDYKKAIIKLAADSKGIEFFEGFGA; encoded by the coding sequence ATGAAGCTAACAAATTACGATATAATAGTAAGACCAGTTATAACTGAAAAGACAATGAATCAAATGGCTTTAAGACAATACACATTCCTCGTTCATCCTGATGCGAATAAGTCAATGATTAAAAGAGCAATTGAAGATATATTCGGTGTTAAAGTTGAAGATGTTAAGACTATCAACTACCAGGGAAAGAAAAAAAGAGTAGGAATGAGCTTTGGAAAAAGACCAGACTACAAAAAAGCTATAATTAAATTAGCAGCAGATAGCAAGGGAATCGAATTCTTCGAAGGATTTGGTGCTTAA
- the rpsS gene encoding 30S ribosomal protein S19: MGRSLKKGPFCDEHLLNKILEMNKAGEKRVIKTWSRRSTIFPQMIGHTIAVYDGRKHVPVYVTEDMIGHKLGEFAPTRTFKGHDDTEKSSKVR; this comes from the coding sequence TTGGGTAGATCATTAAAAAAAGGACCATTCTGTGACGAACATTTATTAAATAAGATTCTTGAAATGAACAAAGCAGGCGAAAAGAGAGTTATAAAGACTTGGTCAAGAAGATCAACAATTTTCCCACAAATGATTGGACACACAATCGCTGTATATGATGGAAGAAAGCATGTTCCAGTGTATGTGACAGAAGATATGATAGGACATAAGTTAGGTGAATTTGCACCTACAAGAACATTCAAAGGACATGACGACACTGAAAAGTCATCAAAGGTAAGATAA
- the rpmC gene encoding 50S ribosomal protein L29, which yields MKANELKVMRESTPDELLKRITELKAELFNLRFQHATGQLENPMRIREVKKTIAQLKTIMRENELKAMGR from the coding sequence ATGAAGGCTAATGAATTAAAGGTAATGCGTGAATCGACACCAGATGAACTATTAAAGAGAATAACAGAATTAAAGGCTGAACTTTTCAATCTAAGATTTCAACATGCAACTGGCCAGCTTGAAAACCCAATGAGAATAAGAGAAGTTAAAAAGACTATAGCTCAGCTCAAAACAATAATGAGAGAGAACGAACTTAAGGCTATGGGAAGATAA
- the rpsC gene encoding 30S ribosomal protein S3, with the protein MGQKVNPHGLRVGIIKDWDAKWYADDKHFADLLIEDNKIREFIKNKYFQAGISKVVIERTANKVRVNIHTAKPGIVIGKGGQGVEELKGQIEKMTKKNILINIVEVKNPEVDAQLVAENIAAQIEKRVSFRKAMKQAISRSMRFGIKGIKTAVSGRLGGAEMARTEGYHEGTIPLQTLRADIDYGFAEAHTTYGKIGVKVWIYKGEVLAKKKPQITESTEAANE; encoded by the coding sequence GTGGGTCAAAAAGTAAATCCACATGGATTAAGAGTAGGTATAATAAAGGACTGGGATGCAAAGTGGTATGCTGATGATAAGCATTTTGCTGACCTATTAATAGAAGATAACAAAATAAGAGAGTTTATAAAGAACAAATACTTCCAGGCTGGAATTTCAAAGGTTGTTATTGAAAGAACAGCAAACAAGGTTAGAGTTAACATACACACAGCAAAGCCAGGTATTGTTATAGGCAAAGGTGGCCAAGGTGTTGAAGAATTAAAGGGTCAAATTGAAAAAATGACTAAGAAGAATATACTTATCAACATCGTTGAAGTTAAGAATCCAGAAGTTGATGCGCAATTAGTTGCTGAAAACATTGCAGCTCAAATTGAAAAGAGAGTTTCATTTAGAAAGGCAATGAAGCAAGCTATATCAAGATCAATGAGATTTGGAATAAAGGGTATCAAGACTGCTGTTTCAGGTAGACTTGGTGGTGCTGAAATGGCAAGAACTGAAGGTTACCATGAAGGAACTATTCCACTTCAAACATTAAGAGCAGATATAGATTACGGTTTTGCAGAAGCTCACACAACTTATGGTAAAATCGGTGTTAAGGTTTGGATATACAAGGGCGAAGTTCTTGCAAAGAAGAAGCCACAAATAACTGAATCAACTGAAGCTGCTAACGAATAA
- the rplB gene encoding 50S ribosomal protein L2, producing the protein MGVKVYKPTSPGRRNMSVLDFAEITKKEPEKSLVITLKKNSGRNSYGRITVRHRGGGYKIKYRIIDFKRNKDNVPAKVAAIEYDPNRSAFIALLHYVDGEKRYIIAPNDLKVGDTVMSGENADIKVGNALPLRNIPVGTFIHNIELYPGKGGQLVRAAGGSAQLLAKEGSHAHVRLPSGEIRLVRLDCRATVGIVGNLSHELVRIGKAGRKRHMGIRPTVRGSVMNPVDHPHGGGEGRSPIGHPGPLTPWGKPTLGYKTRKHKKYSDKFIVKRRK; encoded by the coding sequence ATGGGAGTTAAAGTATATAAGCCAACTTCTCCAGGTAGAAGAAACATGTCAGTTCTTGACTTTGCTGAAATAACAAAAAAAGAGCCTGAGAAGTCACTTGTAATAACTTTAAAGAAGAATTCCGGAAGAAATTCATACGGAAGAATAACTGTTCGTCATAGAGGCGGCGGATACAAGATAAAGTATAGAATAATCGACTTTAAGAGAAACAAAGACAATGTTCCAGCAAAGGTAGCAGCAATTGAATACGACCCAAACAGATCAGCATTCATAGCTTTGCTACATTATGTTGATGGAGAAAAGAGATACATTATAGCTCCAAACGATTTAAAGGTTGGAGATACTGTTATGTCAGGCGAAAACGCTGATATAAAGGTAGGTAATGCTCTTCCATTAAGAAATATTCCAGTAGGAACATTTATTCACAATATTGAACTATACCCTGGAAAGGGTGGACAGCTTGTAAGAGCTGCGGGTGGTTCAGCACAGCTTCTTGCAAAGGAAGGAAGCCATGCCCATGTAAGACTACCATCCGGTGAAATAAGACTTGTTAGATTAGACTGCAGAGCAACAGTTGGTATAGTAGGAAACCTAAGTCACGAGCTTGTTAGAATAGGAAAAGCAGGCAGAAAGAGACATATGGGTATAAGACCAACTGTAAGAGGTTCTGTAATGAACCCAGTTGACCATCCACATGGTGGTGGTGAAGGTAGATCACCAATCGGTCATCCAGGACCACTTACTCCATGGGGTAAACCAACTCTTGGATACAAGACAAGAAAGCATAAGAAATACTCAGATAAATTCATTGTTAAGAGAAGAAAATAA
- the rplV gene encoding 50S ribosomal protein L22: MEAKVAKAHARYVRISPRKVQVVLDLIRGKNVGEALSILKLTPRAAAPIVEKVLKSAMANAENNHNMDVAKLYVAETYANQGPTLKRYQPHAQGRAFEIKKRSSHITVVLKERA; this comes from the coding sequence ATGGAGGCAAAAGTAGCTAAAGCCCATGCAAGATACGTGAGAATATCTCCTAGAAAAGTTCAAGTAGTTCTTGATTTGATAAGAGGAAAGAATGTTGGAGAAGCTTTATCAATACTTAAACTTACACCAAGAGCAGCTGCTCCAATAGTTGAAAAAGTTTTAAAATCAGCTATGGCAAATGCTGAAAACAACCATAACATGGATGTTGCAAAGCTATATGTTGCAGAAACATATGCTAATCAAGGACCAACTTTAAAGAGATATCAGCCACATGCTCAAGGTAGAGCATTTGAAATAAAGAAAAGATCAAGCCACATCACAGTGGTATTAAAGGAAAGAGCGTAA